One window of the Lepidochelys kempii isolate rLepKem1 chromosome 23, rLepKem1.hap2, whole genome shotgun sequence genome contains the following:
- the PPP5C gene encoding serine/threonine-protein phosphatase 5 isoform X2: protein MGKQREAARVVMCSLPGSAGKNYENAVKYYSEAIDLNPANAIYYGNRSLAYLRTECYGYALADATKAIELDKKYIKGYYRRATSNMALGKFKAALRDYETVVKVKPNDKDAKMKYQECNKIVKQKAFERAIASDEHKRSVVDSLDIESMTIEDEYSGPKLDNGKVTLAFMKELMQWYKDQKKLHRKCAYQILVQVKEVLVKLPTLVETTLKETEKVTVCGDTHGQYYDLLNIFELNGLPSETNPYIFNGDFVDRGSFSVEVILTLFGFKLLYPDHFHLLRGNHETDNMNQIYGFEGEVKAKYTAQMFALFSEVFEWLPLAQCINGKVLIMHGGLFSEDGVTLDDIRKIERNRQPPDSGPMCDLLWSDPQPQNGRSVSKRGVSCQFGPDVTKSFLERNQLDYIIRSHEVKSEGYEVTHEGKCITVFSAPNYCDQMGNKGSYIHLRGSDLRPEFHQFTAVPHPNVKPMAYANTLLQLGMM, encoded by the exons GCAAGAACTACGAGAATGCTGTGAAATATTACAGCGAGGCCATCGACCTGAACCCTGCCAATGCCATCTACTATGGCAACCGCAGCCTGGCCTACCTGCGGACAGAGTGCTATGGCTACGCACTGGCCGACGCCACCAAGGCCATCGAGCTGGACAAGAAGTACATCAAAGGCTACTACCGGCGGGCTACCAGCAACATGGCCCTGGGCAAGTTCAAGGCCGCCCTGCGTGACTACGAGACG GTGGTGAAGGTGAAGCCAAACGACAAAGATGCCAAGATGAAGTATCAGGAGTGCAACAAGATTGTGAAGCAGAAGGCGTTCGAGCGCGCCATCGCCAGTGATGAGCACAAACGCTCCGTGGTTGACTCCCTGGACATAGAGAGCATGA CCATCGAGGACGAGTACAGCGGCCCCAAGCTGGACAACGGGAAGGTGACGCTAGCGTTCATGAAGGAGTTAATGCAATGGTACAAGGATCAAAAGAAACTCCACAGAAAATGTGCCTATCAG ATCTTGGTGCAGGTGAAGGAGGTGCTCGTCAAACTCCCCACTCTAGTAGAAACCACGTTAAAAGAG ACAGAGAAGGTCACCGTGTGTGGAGACACCCACGGGCAGTATTACGACTTGCTGAATATATTTGAACTGAACGGGCTGCCGTCTGAAACGAACCCATAT ATATTCAACGGGGATTTCGTTGACCGCGGCTCCTTCTCCGTGGAAGTGATATTAACGCTGTTCGGTTTTAAGCTGCTGTATCCGGATCATTTCCACTTACTCCGTG GGAATCACGAGACGGACAACATGAACCAGATCTACGGGTTCGAGGGGGAGGTGAAAGCCAAATACACAGCCCAGATGTTTGCACTTTTCAGCGAGGTCTTTGAGTGGCTTCCCCTGGCGCAATGCATCAATGGCAAAGTATTG ATAATGCACGGCGGGCTCTTCAGCGAAGATGGGGTCACGTTGGACGACATCCGGAAGATTGAGAGGAATCGGCAGCCTCCGGATTCAG GTCCCATGTGCGACTTGCTGTGGTCCGACCCGCAGCCTCAG AACGGCCGGTCGGTCAGCAAGCGTGGTGTGAGCTGTCAGTTCGGGCCTGATGTCACCAAAAGCTTCCTGGAGCGGAACCAGCTAGATTACATCATCCGGAGCCACGAAGTCAAGTCCGAAGGCTATGAGGTGACACATGAGGGCAAGTGCATCACCGTCTTCTCGGCACCCAACTACTG CGACCAGATGGGGAATAAAGGTTCATACATCCACCTGCGGGGGTCAGACCTACGCCCCGAATTCCACCAGTTCACAGCTGTG CCTCACCCGAACGTCAAACCGATGGCCTACGCCAACACCCTCCTCCAGCTGGGGATGATGTAA
- the PPP5C gene encoding serine/threonine-protein phosphatase 5 isoform X1 produces MAEGERTEQSGGLGRPPLVGEAGALERAEALKSQANEYFKGKNYENAVKYYSEAIDLNPANAIYYGNRSLAYLRTECYGYALADATKAIELDKKYIKGYYRRATSNMALGKFKAALRDYETVVKVKPNDKDAKMKYQECNKIVKQKAFERAIASDEHKRSVVDSLDIESMTIEDEYSGPKLDNGKVTLAFMKELMQWYKDQKKLHRKCAYQILVQVKEVLVKLPTLVETTLKETEKVTVCGDTHGQYYDLLNIFELNGLPSETNPYIFNGDFVDRGSFSVEVILTLFGFKLLYPDHFHLLRGNHETDNMNQIYGFEGEVKAKYTAQMFALFSEVFEWLPLAQCINGKVLIMHGGLFSEDGVTLDDIRKIERNRQPPDSGPMCDLLWSDPQPQNGRSVSKRGVSCQFGPDVTKSFLERNQLDYIIRSHEVKSEGYEVTHEGKCITVFSAPNYCDQMGNKGSYIHLRGSDLRPEFHQFTAVPHPNVKPMAYANTLLQLGMM; encoded by the exons GCAAGAACTACGAGAATGCTGTGAAATATTACAGCGAGGCCATCGACCTGAACCCTGCCAATGCCATCTACTATGGCAACCGCAGCCTGGCCTACCTGCGGACAGAGTGCTATGGCTACGCACTGGCCGACGCCACCAAGGCCATCGAGCTGGACAAGAAGTACATCAAAGGCTACTACCGGCGGGCTACCAGCAACATGGCCCTGGGCAAGTTCAAGGCCGCCCTGCGTGACTACGAGACG GTGGTGAAGGTGAAGCCAAACGACAAAGATGCCAAGATGAAGTATCAGGAGTGCAACAAGATTGTGAAGCAGAAGGCGTTCGAGCGCGCCATCGCCAGTGATGAGCACAAACGCTCCGTGGTTGACTCCCTGGACATAGAGAGCATGA CCATCGAGGACGAGTACAGCGGCCCCAAGCTGGACAACGGGAAGGTGACGCTAGCGTTCATGAAGGAGTTAATGCAATGGTACAAGGATCAAAAGAAACTCCACAGAAAATGTGCCTATCAG ATCTTGGTGCAGGTGAAGGAGGTGCTCGTCAAACTCCCCACTCTAGTAGAAACCACGTTAAAAGAG ACAGAGAAGGTCACCGTGTGTGGAGACACCCACGGGCAGTATTACGACTTGCTGAATATATTTGAACTGAACGGGCTGCCGTCTGAAACGAACCCATAT ATATTCAACGGGGATTTCGTTGACCGCGGCTCCTTCTCCGTGGAAGTGATATTAACGCTGTTCGGTTTTAAGCTGCTGTATCCGGATCATTTCCACTTACTCCGTG GGAATCACGAGACGGACAACATGAACCAGATCTACGGGTTCGAGGGGGAGGTGAAAGCCAAATACACAGCCCAGATGTTTGCACTTTTCAGCGAGGTCTTTGAGTGGCTTCCCCTGGCGCAATGCATCAATGGCAAAGTATTG ATAATGCACGGCGGGCTCTTCAGCGAAGATGGGGTCACGTTGGACGACATCCGGAAGATTGAGAGGAATCGGCAGCCTCCGGATTCAG GTCCCATGTGCGACTTGCTGTGGTCCGACCCGCAGCCTCAG AACGGCCGGTCGGTCAGCAAGCGTGGTGTGAGCTGTCAGTTCGGGCCTGATGTCACCAAAAGCTTCCTGGAGCGGAACCAGCTAGATTACATCATCCGGAGCCACGAAGTCAAGTCCGAAGGCTATGAGGTGACACATGAGGGCAAGTGCATCACCGTCTTCTCGGCACCCAACTACTG CGACCAGATGGGGAATAAAGGTTCATACATCCACCTGCGGGGGTCAGACCTACGCCCCGAATTCCACCAGTTCACAGCTGTG CCTCACCCGAACGTCAAACCGATGGCCTACGCCAACACCCTCCTCCAGCTGGGGATGATGTAA